One region of Zingiber officinale cultivar Zhangliang chromosome 7B, Zo_v1.1, whole genome shotgun sequence genomic DNA includes:
- the LOC122005672 gene encoding transcription factor bHLH68-like isoform X1: MKDCNRALRLQIMEGSRSHGRMNSVIRLPNEEYDCLLPPSSSSSSSSSLHPQISMASCHASQDLPLSWSQLLLGESYTDEEKYGLATTLDRRKMDNCWEQQMVNPARFALTGIQQEFYGKVLPASFSSTLSKNMFEFSNKNNMYIQLANSSSECNSIRTGIAPKKARFQGSFSTQSTFKVRKEKIGDRITALHQLVSPFGKTDTASVLLEVSGYIRFLQSQIEALSLPYLSSAPGNMKHPQTGRNNNEGEKKDLKSRGLCLVPVSFILQV, from the exons ATGAAGGATTGCAACAGAGCCCTCCGACTACAGATCATGGAGGGGAGCCGTAGCCATGGGAGAATGAACAGTGTCATAAGGCTACCAAACGAAGAATATGATTGCCTCctccctccctcctcctcttcttcctcctcatcttcACTTCACCCTCAGATATCTATGGCTTCTTGTCATGCTAGCCAAGACCTTCCACTCTCATGGAGCCAACTATTGCT GGGAGAATCGTATACTGATGAAGAGAAATATGGTTTGGCAACAACTCTTGATAGGAGAAAAATGGATAACTGTTGGGAACAACAAATGGTAAACCCAGCCAGATTTGCTTTGACTGGCATTCAGCAAGAATTCTATGGAAAAGTTCTACCAGCTTCTTTCTCTTCCACTTTAAGCAAGAACATGTTCGAATTCTCAAACAAGAATAATATGTATATTCAACTAGCTAATAGTTCATCTGAG TGCAACAGCATAAGAACTGGTATAGCTCCGAAGAAGGCTAGGTTTCAAGGCTCCTTCTCAACTCAATCCACTTTCAAG GTAAGGAAGGAGAAAATTGGTGATAGAATAACTGCACTTCATCAGCTTGTTTCCCCCTTTGGAAAG ACTGACACGGCTTCAGTATTGCTAGAAGTCAGTGGCTACATCAGATTCCTACAGAGTCAAATTgag GCTCTGAGCTTACCCTACTTGAGCAGTGCTCCAGGGAACATGAAGCATCCTCAAACT GGAAGAAACAACAATGAGGGAGAGAAGAAGGATCTGAAGAGCAGGGGATTATGCCTTGTTCCAGTCTCCTTCATCTTGCAAGTATAA
- the LOC122005672 gene encoding transcription factor bHLH68-like isoform X2, whose protein sequence is MKDCNRALRLQIMEGSRSHGRMNSVIRLPNEEYDCLLPPSSSSSSSSSLHPQISMASCHASQDLPLSWSQLLLGESYTDEEKYGLATTLDRRKMDNCWEQQMVNPARFALTGIQQEFYGKVLPASFSSTLSKNMFEFSNKNNMYIQLANSSSECNSIRTGIAPKKARFQGSFSTQSTFKVRKEKIGDRITALHQLVSPFGKTDTASVLLEVSGYIRFLQSQIECSREHEASSNWKKQQ, encoded by the exons ATGAAGGATTGCAACAGAGCCCTCCGACTACAGATCATGGAGGGGAGCCGTAGCCATGGGAGAATGAACAGTGTCATAAGGCTACCAAACGAAGAATATGATTGCCTCctccctccctcctcctcttcttcctcctcatcttcACTTCACCCTCAGATATCTATGGCTTCTTGTCATGCTAGCCAAGACCTTCCACTCTCATGGAGCCAACTATTGCT GGGAGAATCGTATACTGATGAAGAGAAATATGGTTTGGCAACAACTCTTGATAGGAGAAAAATGGATAACTGTTGGGAACAACAAATGGTAAACCCAGCCAGATTTGCTTTGACTGGCATTCAGCAAGAATTCTATGGAAAAGTTCTACCAGCTTCTTTCTCTTCCACTTTAAGCAAGAACATGTTCGAATTCTCAAACAAGAATAATATGTATATTCAACTAGCTAATAGTTCATCTGAG TGCAACAGCATAAGAACTGGTATAGCTCCGAAGAAGGCTAGGTTTCAAGGCTCCTTCTCAACTCAATCCACTTTCAAG GTAAGGAAGGAGAAAATTGGTGATAGAATAACTGCACTTCATCAGCTTGTTTCCCCCTTTGGAAAG ACTGACACGGCTTCAGTATTGCTAGAAGTCAGTGGCTACATCAGATTCCTACAGAGTCAAATTgag TGCTCCAGGGAACATGAAGCATCCTCAAACT GGAAGAAACAACAATGA
- the LOC122005672 gene encoding transcription factor bHLH68-like isoform X3, whose product MKDCNRALRLQIMEGSRSHGRMNSVIRLPNEEYDCLLPPSSSSSSSSSLHPQISMASCHASQDLPLSWSQLLLGESYTDEEKYGLATTLDRRKMDNCWEQQMCNSIRTGIAPKKARFQGSFSTQSTFKVRKEKIGDRITALHQLVSPFGKTDTASVLLEVSGYIRFLQSQIEALSLPYLSSAPGNMKHPQTGRNNNEGEKKDLKSRGLCLVPVSFILQV is encoded by the exons ATGAAGGATTGCAACAGAGCCCTCCGACTACAGATCATGGAGGGGAGCCGTAGCCATGGGAGAATGAACAGTGTCATAAGGCTACCAAACGAAGAATATGATTGCCTCctccctccctcctcctcttcttcctcctcatcttcACTTCACCCTCAGATATCTATGGCTTCTTGTCATGCTAGCCAAGACCTTCCACTCTCATGGAGCCAACTATTGCT GGGAGAATCGTATACTGATGAAGAGAAATATGGTTTGGCAACAACTCTTGATAGGAGAAAAATGGATAACTGTTGGGAACAACAAATG TGCAACAGCATAAGAACTGGTATAGCTCCGAAGAAGGCTAGGTTTCAAGGCTCCTTCTCAACTCAATCCACTTTCAAG GTAAGGAAGGAGAAAATTGGTGATAGAATAACTGCACTTCATCAGCTTGTTTCCCCCTTTGGAAAG ACTGACACGGCTTCAGTATTGCTAGAAGTCAGTGGCTACATCAGATTCCTACAGAGTCAAATTgag GCTCTGAGCTTACCCTACTTGAGCAGTGCTCCAGGGAACATGAAGCATCCTCAAACT GGAAGAAACAACAATGAGGGAGAGAAGAAGGATCTGAAGAGCAGGGGATTATGCCTTGTTCCAGTCTCCTTCATCTTGCAAGTATAA